GTTCGAAAGCTGAGAAAACGAAGATTATCGCCTCTGTACTTAACCCCACAATAAGAAGAATCCCTGAATATGGCCAGTGCATGATTTTAAATAGTGCACCAATAATTACAACTGCGGCACCAATACCATACAGTTTGGCCATGAACTTCTTCCATCCTTTACTTCCTGGTTTCATAAATAACTTTGTTGTGTGTATTAAACGGTTGGGTAATTACTATTATTATTCTAGACCATTAACTAGTTAGCCATTCCAGCTCCAGTAACGTCTTGACCTCTTCCTAAGTAAGACATTGCAGATCTAAATCCAATGTATGACTTCGCAGAATCTTGGTACTCGTAAGCTCTAGTTCCAACTTGTAAGTAGTATGGAATATCTTTCCAAGAACCACCACGAATAACTTTTCTCTTGAATACTGGAAGCTCATTTTGCTTAGCATCATACGTATAATCTGGGTTCAACTCTCCCATATACTCGTATACCGACTCATCATAAGCAGTTACGGTCCATTCTGCAACGTTACCAGCCATGTTAAATAATCCGTAGTCGTTTGGCTCGTATGAATCCACTCTTACTGTGTAGAATCCACCATCCTCAACATAGTCACCTCTAAGTGGCTTAAAGTTAGCTAAAGGACAACCCTGACGGTTTCTTAAATAAGGACCACCCCATGGGTACTGACCTAAATCTAATCCACCTCTTGCAGCATATTCCCATTCTGCCTCTGTAGGAAGTCTGAATGAAGGCATTGCAAGATCTCCTCTACGCTTCTTACCTGTATTCATTAAGTTGGTTCTCCAAACGTTGAACGCTTTAGCCTGGCTCCAAGAAACACCTACAACAGGATAATCATCGTAAGCAGGATGCCAGAAATAGTTCTCGCTCATTGCATCGTTGTTTGAACCAACGAAATCGTGAATCCAACAAAGTGTATCTGGATATACAGAAACTAATTCCTTAACAATGTACTTTTTACGGTTGTTGTGAGAAAGCACTGGAGAAGCACCACCTTTAGAGTTAGTGAACATTTGCGTGTTGTCTCTTTCTAAACGAGTTGATGCAGAACGAAAATCTACCCAATAGTATTCGTACACCAACTGACGTGGATCGATTTGACGCTTCCCGTAGAATTGCTCATCCTCTTCGATAAACAATTGCTCTAAAACTTCTTTCTCTTCCTCACCATACCAATCGATGTCAGCTCTCCAGTTAAGAATAAACTCACCAGTCTCTTCATCCTCGGTGTAGTAATCTTCTAAACCTTCCTCTGCCAATAGGTAAAGTGCAACAGAATCTCTCACGTAGTAAACAAACTGACGGTATTCTGTGTTAGAGATTTCAGTATCATCAATGTAAAAAGATGAAACTGATACTGTTCTTGGTCGGGTGGTGTGCGTATAAGCAAGATCATTGTCGTTGTTACCCATGGTAAACGACCCCATGTGGATATACTGCATACCATATGGTGTTGTTGGAGTGTACCCATCGAAACGGCTTACACCAACTAACTCATAATTTCCTCCACTCGAACATGAAAATGCGGTAACTGCAATTAATGCAATCGCCGCGAAACGAATCCACTGCTTCATAATAAACACGCTTAGGTTGCGAAATAACTCTTATTTTCTCAATTCTGAATTAACAAATTTAAAAATTATAGGAATCTCACGTTTTTATATCGATTGATTACTGTTGGTCTATCGATAAAATGACTGTATTTCACCGAAATTTCATGACTACCATTAGAAACGTTAGAAATGGTAGTTGTAGTATAGTCGTAACTATAGGTAACTCTAAATCTACCCAAAGAGTTATACCATTGATACCCCGCTACAGGAGCAATAGCATCAAAAGACCGATAACTCGCACCAATAAAGAATTTCTCCTTATACAAGGCCAATAAACTCAAATCCACCACATAAGCGGAAATACTATTTAAATCAGACTTAAACATTAAGCTTGGATGCAAGGTTATCTCCTGACTACCAGGTAATTGATAATCTAATCCAGCTTGGATTTGCACATTTCTACTCCCTAACTTCGAAATTTCTTCAAATCGGGGAGCCAGAATATTTGCAAAGGATAAACCCACAAAATATTGCGGAGCTCTAAACAAAAACCCAAAGCTTAAATCAAACCGAGTTGATGCGTTAGCAATACCGTTTAAAACGGGATCGAGCTCTGGGTTATCTATAGCATTTAACTGATTTCCAAAGGAATATGAATAAACTGCTGGGGCAATTCCAAATCTAAAAGTATTTAGACCCATCCTCTTTTCCCCTGCAACACTGAAATTTGCATTAACTGAGGTGTAAGCTCCAATCTTTTCGTAGTTAATGTTAACGCCAGCACCAAGGTTGAGTGGCAATACTTTTGTGCTGAAATTCAGTGTATTGGACTGAGGAGCACCGTCTAAACCAACCCATTGTTGTCGAGAAATAAAAGAAACATCAGTTTGATAATCTCGACCTGCAAATGCCGGATTATAGAAAAGGTAGTTATTAAAATATTGCGTGTATTGTGTTAGTTGCTGCCCAAAGACATTGGGTGTAATCCAAAAAAATCCTAAGATCAATATTGGAAGCCTAAAACTTGTAAGTATTTTCAAATTCGACGAGTTTATCAACACCAGCATCTTAATAACGCAAGTATAAAGGTAAGGTATTAATTGTCTTTAAATAAAGATACCCACCAAGATTCTGGTATTCGATTGTTCTTTGCCGCCTCAAAATCTTCTTTTCCACAGGGTATCATATCCAACCTCGATCGCATGGAATTTTCATTCCCGCGAGATGGAGCTTCGAACCACCATCTTCCAGAGTGAAGTGATTTATAGAAAATAATCTCCCGACTAAATTCATCCATGAATACTGAGTACTTTCTAAATCTCCCGTCTTCCACATTGGGCAACTCCACCTTTCTTTGAGATAATCCCTCTAGAAAACACCAAATTACCTCAGATACCAATTTCGCTCCCGTATTACTCATAAACTGATTCGGGAAAGTGAAATCGAAAAGACCAAACACCTTTACGTAATCACTAAAGCCAGCATATCGTGCCATTTGACAAAACTCCTCGGTATAAAACCCATTGGGATTTGCCTCAATTCCGCATTGCGACTCCCCATACTTTAAAGCGGAAAAATCGAAGAAAACCAAATCTGCCAACCTGAAAACCGGTTCAGAGCTCGCAATGTTCCCCCGCAATTTTCCTAGGCGAGAAGCATCGTAATTTACCGACTTAAAAAATTTAAGAACCTCCTGGTTTTGAAGATAATTCTGAAGTCCTAAATGTAAATACTGATAAATGAACCCCGGACTATCTGCAAAGAACTTATACAAGTAGTTTTTGTGGCTTATTTCATCCTGGTTTGGATCAAAATCTATTCTGTAATCCACCGAGACAGCAGCATACAATTGCTCGAACTTTTCTTGTGCTTTAAGCAGCGGTAAGGCTAAATCGCCACTACCTCCAAGAACAATAAGTACAGCATTTCTCTTCCCTACCTCTACCGATATTTGCTCCAGAGCAAAGTAAGTATCCTGCAAAGAAGCGCCTGGATTTATATTACCTAAATCACAGATTTTAGATTTAAAAAATTGTGGAAACAGATGATACAGACGCTCGCGAATCTGATCGGGTTCTCCATTACTATTTAAACCCGCCCCACGGTACTCTGGTACTCCAACAATATATACAGAATGGGAAGTTTCATTTTGATTGAAACCAATTAATTCTGCACCTATACTACCTGGGACGCAATGCTCCCTCGAAATTTTACTTGGAACAAGAAATTCGGAAGGAAGACTCATTTTTTCTTCTTGGTTTTAGTCTTCTTCGCCGGTGCTTCATTAATAATTTGCTCGCACTGTGCTCTATCTAATTCTTCAGGTTCAAATCCTTTTGGGATTTTAAAATTCTTTCTACCCACAGCAATGTAAGGTCCGTATCTTCCTTTCAAGACCTTTATCACAGGCTTACCATCAAAAATGTTAATGGTTTTTTCCTTGTCTGCTTTAACTTTTTCCTGAATTAGCTCAACAGCTTGGTCGTAATCTACTTCCATAGGATCCAATCCAGAAGCCTTTAAACTTGCAAAAGTGCTTCCCCATTGAACATAGGGTCCAAAACGACCAATATTAGCTTGAACTTTTTTACCTTCTAACTCTCCTAAAACTCTAGGTAATTTAAACAACTCTAATGCATCTTCTAAGGTAATAGTAGCAATAGACTGGTCTGATCTTAAAGAGGCAAACTGCGGCTTATCCTCTTCCTCATCCGTTTTTCCTAACTGCACCATGGGGCCATAACGACCGATGCGCGCTATTACTTCCTTACCGGTTTTTGGATCTTCACCCAAATGACGCTCTCCAGTTGCCCTTTCAGAGTGCTCCAGAGTATTCTCAACCGTTTCATGAAAAGGTCCGTAGAACTTTTCTATCATTTTTTTCCATTGGATTTCACCAGAGGCTATTCTATCAAACTGATCTTCGACCTCTGCAGTAAATCCATAGTCCAATATCCCCTCGAAGTTTTCTACCAAGAAATCATTTACAACCATTCCTATATCGGTGGGAAATAATTTTCCTTTTTCCGCACCAGTAATTTCCGTTTTTTGACTTCTAGCCACTTCTTTACCGGCTAATTCCAACTGAATATAAGATCGCTCTTTCCCAGGTCTTTCCTCTTTTACTACATAACCTCTTTTTTGAACGGTTGAAATGGTTGGAGCATAGGTGGATGGTCTTCCTATCCCTTGTTCCTCTAATTTCTTAACCAAACGAGCTTCAGAATATCTTGGAGGATGATGCGTAAATCGCTGCGTTCCTGTAATTACATCGTATGCAATACT
This genomic interval from Luteibaculum oceani contains the following:
- the porK gene encoding T9SS ring complex lipoprotein PorK/GldK; the encoded protein is MKQWIRFAAIALIAVTAFSCSSGGNYELVGVSRFDGYTPTTPYGMQYIHMGSFTMGNNDNDLAYTHTTRPRTVSVSSFYIDDTEISNTEYRQFVYYVRDSVALYLLAEEGLEDYYTEDEETGEFILNWRADIDWYGEEEKEVLEQLFIEEDEQFYGKRQIDPRQLVYEYYWVDFRSASTRLERDNTQMFTNSKGGASPVLSHNNRKKYIVKELVSVYPDTLCWIHDFVGSNNDAMSENYFWHPAYDDYPVVGVSWSQAKAFNVWRTNLMNTGKKRRGDLAMPSFRLPTEAEWEYAARGGLDLGQYPWGGPYLRNRQGCPLANFKPLRGDYVEDGGFYTVRVDSYEPNDYGLFNMAGNVAEWTVTAYDESVYEYMGELNPDYTYDAKQNELPVFKRKVIRGGSWKDIPYYLQVGTRAYEYQDSAKSYIGFRSAMSYLGRGQDVTGAGMAN
- a CDS encoding PorP/SprF family type IX secretion system membrane protein codes for the protein MKILTSFRLPILILGFFWITPNVFGQQLTQYTQYFNNYLFYNPAFAGRDYQTDVSFISRQQWVGLDGAPQSNTLNFSTKVLPLNLGAGVNINYEKIGAYTSVNANFSVAGEKRMGLNTFRFGIAPAVYSYSFGNQLNAIDNPELDPVLNGIANASTRFDLSFGFLFRAPQYFVGLSFANILAPRFEEISKLGSRNVQIQAGLDYQLPGSQEITLHPSLMFKSDLNSISAYVVDLSLLALYKEKFFIGASYRSFDAIAPVAGYQWYNSLGRFRVTYSYDYTTTTISNVSNGSHEISVKYSHFIDRPTVINRYKNVRFL
- a CDS encoding arginase family protein; the protein is MSLPSEFLVPSKISREHCVPGSIGAELIGFNQNETSHSVYIVGVPEYRGAGLNSNGEPDQIRERLYHLFPQFFKSKICDLGNINPGASLQDTYFALEQISVEVGKRNAVLIVLGGSGDLALPLLKAQEKFEQLYAAVSVDYRIDFDPNQDEISHKNYLYKFFADSPGFIYQYLHLGLQNYLQNQEVLKFFKSVNYDASRLGKLRGNIASSEPVFRLADLVFFDFSALKYGESQCGIEANPNGFYTEEFCQMARYAGFSDYVKVFGLFDFTFPNQFMSNTGAKLVSEVIWCFLEGLSQRKVELPNVEDGRFRKYSVFMDEFSREIIFYKSLHSGRWWFEAPSRGNENSMRSRLDMIPCGKEDFEAAKNNRIPESWWVSLFKDN